Proteins encoded within one genomic window of Siniperca chuatsi isolate FFG_IHB_CAS linkage group LG4, ASM2008510v1, whole genome shotgun sequence:
- the il34 gene encoding interleukin-34, whose translation MIQLSTSVCLLGGLLGLFLLAPVQMAPTPASMCTPLKTLNDSLSHRRRYMKHNFPINYTIRVHHNEVFKLSNISRMRLQVEGLDELVLQRLWFQVNQGVLKKIIRVMPERHPSRPYTTELESRFRDAEGVFVQAHPAEVFQQELPETIQDTWDNLTEEPDRVPESSWRFASPKSLLDNFCHTMHCLFSECFANTEAQQDYCDVSYWRKGRNKVLQTGS comes from the exons GCCTGTTTCTGCTAGCACCTGTTCAGATGGCCCCGACACCAGCCAGCATGTGCACACCTTTGAAGACGCTCAATGACAGCCTCAGCCACAGGCGACGGTACATG AAGCACAACTTCCCCATCAACTACACCATCAGGGTTCACCATAACGAAGTCTTTAAACTGTCAAACATCAGCAGAATG aggttacaggtggagGGGTTGGATGAGCTGGTTCTCCAGAGGTTGTGGTTCCAGGTCAACCAAGGCGTGTTAAAAAAG ATCATCCGGGTTATGCCAGAGAGACATCCTTCACGTCCATACACCACTGAGTTGGAAAGCCGCTTCAGGGATGCAGAGGGAGTCTTTGTACAGGCGCATCCCGCTGAG gtgttcCAGCAGGAGCTTCCGGAGACTATCCAGGACACTTGGGATAATTTAACAGAAGAGCCTGACAGAGTGCCAGAGTCCAGCTGGCGATTTGCTTCCCCGAAATCCCTCCTGGACAACTTCTGCCACACCATGCACTGCCTCTTCAGCGAGTGCTTTGCCAACACAGAAGCGCAGCAGGACT aCTGTGATGTTTCTTATTGGAGGAAAGGCAGGAACAAAGTGTTACAAACCGGAAGCTGA